From one Nilaparvata lugens isolate BPH chromosome 2, ASM1435652v1, whole genome shotgun sequence genomic stretch:
- the LOC111047983 gene encoding venom allergen 5 → MVSVYSYCLLSVSLIGYLAIVSHACTNGEINDNTVTEKDISDVIQAHNDYRATVALGHLEDQPPAQDMQKMTWDSELADRAQYWANQCMFKHDGDRGKNTGQNLYIIYYGGPHAERQHNFTQAVESWYGEHKYYTYKKLESGDSNDPTTQTGHYTQVVWADTNKVGCGFASYYQTEKEQDQILYVCNYAPAGNYIGQYPYIDGKTDCKGNGMSNSDIDGLCKL, encoded by the exons ATGGTCTCCGTGTATTCTTATTGTCTGCTATCTGTGAGCCTTATCGGGTATTTGGCTATTGTATCTCACGCTTGTACAAATGGAGAGATTAATG aTAATACTGTAACAGAGAAGGACATATCAGATGTAATTCAGGCGCATAACGACTACCGTGCTACAGTTGCGCTTGGTCACCTTGAAGATCAACCACCAGCTCAGGATATGCAGAAAATG ACATGGGACAGCGAACTGGCTGACAGAGCACAATATTGGGCCAATCAGTGCATGTTCAAGCATGATGGAGATAGAGGGAAAA ATACTGGACAgaatttgtatattatatactatgGTGGACCTCATGCAGAGCGACAACATAACTTCACTCAAGCCGTAGAAAGCTGGTACGGAGAGCATAAATATTACACATATAAGAAGCTTGAGAGTGGAGACTCCAATGATCCAACAACTCAAACTGGTCATTATACTCAG GTGGTGTGGGCCGATACTAACAAAGTTGGGTGTGGATTTGCCAGCTACTATCAAACTGAAAAGGAACAAGATCAAATACTCTATGTGTGCAATTATGCGCCGGC AGGAAATTACATTGGACAGTACCCATACATAGACGGAAAAACTGATTGCAAAGGGAATGGAATGTCCAACAGCGACATTGATGGGCTCTGTAAGCTTTAG
- the LOC111047979 gene encoding 5-hydroxytryptamine receptor 3A: MTMLVLLISILFLQQVWTINGGECTNDTSKSNMLRLKKYLLCNYDREIRPVLHNTNQTTVEISLYPISIYLNEQSHTMSLTCWLVIKWYDEFLKWDPSDFEGLNDFTTDTTSIWFPDLSVVNMKSSMHYYYPPGVAVVSPNGQVYTESFPYYQSTCDLDMTNWPYDVQTCSLLLASRSFVMKELDLTLRNETVKYLDLVVPGDYWEILSVRTTRDEHKFKFHSLVTLRFKFELKRRTHVKHVAVLAPGLVMPIMVLTTFWLDLASSSRLNIAVLANICHLLHLTSLTSQTTGTKLPSIVVYTLYCLVLSVANMIFIVALKFLSDLTINTYYQQRVTRWISFNRYAQHIMFINTHKDRNLDESEDESSLVVINTASHQWKIITTFLDRINFVAFILFYIFNYLIHFPG; this comes from the exons ATGACGATGCTGGTTTTACTGATCTCTATTCTATTTCTTCAACAAGTTTGGACTATTA ACGGTGGAGAATGCACCAATGATACTTCTAAATCAAATATGTTGAGGCTTAAAAAATACCTTCTCTGCAATTACGACAGAGAAATTAGACCAGTGCTTCATAACACAAATCAGACTACAGTTGAAATCTCTCTGtatccaatttcaatttatttg AATGAACAATCCCATACAATGTCCCTCACGTGCTGGCTTGTCATC AAATGGTATGATGAATTTCTCAAGTGGGATCCCAGTGATTTTGAAGGATTGAATGATTTCACTACGGACACAACATCGATCTGGTTTCCTGATCTGAGCGTTGTGAACAT GAAAAGTTCCATGCACTACTATTATCCACCTGGAGTGGCAGTGGTATCTCCGAATGGGCAAGTATACACCGAAAGCTTCCCTTATTACCAGAGCACCTGTGATTTGGACATGACAAATTGGCCATACGATGTTCAAACGTGCAGCTTGCTGCTTGCTTCCAGATCGTTTGTGATGAAAGAATTGGATTTGACATTGCGGAATGAG ACAGTGAAATATCTGGATTTAGTCGTTCCTGGAGATTACTGGGAAATCCTATCAGTGAGAACAACGCGTGATGAACATAAATTTAAGTTCCACTCTCTGGTGACGCTTAGATTTAAATTTGAGTTGAAGCGACGCACTCATGTTAAACACGTGGCTGTTTTGGCTCCAGGTCTGG taATGCCCATAATGGTCTTGACCACGTTTTGGCTGGATCTAGCAAGCTCATCTCGATTGAACATCGCTGTCTTGGCCAATATCTGTCATCTGCTGCACTTGACCAGTTTGACCTCGCAGACTACTGGCACAAAATTGCCATCAATAG TTGTCTACACACTGTATTGTCTTGTCCTGTCTGTGGCCAATATGATTTTCATTGTGGCTTTGAAATTTCTGTCCGATCTCACCATCAATACATACTATCAGCAGCGCGTCACTAGATGGATCAGCTTCAATAGATACGCTCAACACATAATGTTCATTAATACACATAAG GATCGTAACCTGGATGAAAGCGAAGATGAATCTTCATTAGTAGTCATCAACACGGCAAGTCATCAATGGAAAATAATAACTACATTTTTGGATCGAATTAACTTTGTGGCATTCATTTTGTTCtatattttcaactatttaaTACACTTCCCTGGTTGA